The nucleotide sequence TTCGTGGCGAAAATGCGCTCGTTTTGTCGCTGTCGGCGGGCATTGGCTGCTGTCGACGACGGCGGGGCGCGATTTTAACCAGCCGTTAACCATACACCGGGCAAATTCTGCCTACCTCGCGGCGTCTGCCAGAGGTTAACGGGGAACAGCGCGATGGCCATCAACGATCTTCCGATCCTGTCGGCGCTGCGCACCAAGATGCAGTGGCACCAGGAACGCCAGCGCGTGCTCGCCGAAAACGTCTCCAACGCCAACACCCCGAATTTCAGGCCGAGCGACCTGGTCGAACCGAAGTTCGACAACAAGGGCGCGAACATTGGTGGCGCGATGGGCTCGCTGGCCACGATGCGCACCAGCGCCACCCATATCAGCGTCTCCGGCGGCGGGCAGAGCTTCAGGGGCGATGGCGGCAAGAGCGGCTTCCTGACCAAGCCAGCCGGCAATTCGGTCAATCTGGAAGACCAGATGCTGAAGGTCTCGGCCAACCAGATGGACTATGCCGCCGCCACGTCGCTCTACACCCGCAGTCTCGGCCTGCTCAAAACCGCCATCGGAAAACGCTGAAGCGCTGCGGCTAGGAGGACTGGATCATGGCAGATGATGGAAGCGATTTCGCCCGCTCGATGAGCATCGCGACCTCAGGCCTGCGCGCGCAGGCGGGACGGATGCGGGTGATTTCGGAAAACATCGCCAATGCGGATTCCACCGCACCCACCGCCGCCGACAATCCCTATCGCCGCAAGGTGCCGACATTTTCATCCGCTCTCGACCGCACGCTGGACGCAAGGGTGGTGACGCTCGGCAAGGTCAGGACCGACCAGTCGGCGTTTCGCGTCAAGCACGAGCCGAGCAATCCGGCGGCGGATGCGGCCGGCAATGTCAAATATCCGAACGTCAATCCGCTGGTCGAAATGACCGACATGCGCGAGGCGCAGCGGTCCTATGAGGCCAACCTCAACATCATCAGCGCCACGCGCCGCATGATTCAACGCACGCTCGACATCCTCAAGGCCTGAACAGGAACCATAGAAAATGGCTTCACCGACCGTTGCAGCAAATGCCTACGCCGCGCTTTCGCGCATCATGGAATCCGGCGGCGCCGAGAAGGGCAGTCAATCCACCGGCGGCCCGTCCTTCAGCGCGCTGCTCAAGGACGCGGTGGGAAGCGTGCTGGATTCCGGCAAGAAATCCGACGCCCAGGCCATGGCGATGAGTTCGGGCAAGGCCAACGTCATGGACGTGGTGACCGCTGTCGCGGAAACCGACGTCGCGGTCTCGACGCTGGTCTCGGTGCGCGACCGGGTGATCCAGTCCTACGAAGACATCATGAAGATGCCGATCTGAGGATGGCGAATAGCGAATAGGAAATGGCGAGGGAAATGCGGCCGCATCGCCGCATCGCTGGCCCCATTCGCTATTCGCCACTCGCCATTCGCGTGCCTCGGAATGACAGAACAAGTGAAAACTGAGAGAATTGCAATGACCGGTGCTGAAACCCTCGACGTGGCGCGCGATGCGATCTGGACCATCGTGGTGGTGTCGTCGCCCTTGATGGTGATCGGGCTCGTGGTCGGCGTCGTGGTGTCGCTGTTCCAGGCGCTCACTCAAATCCAGGAGCAGACGCTGATCTTCGTGCCGAAGATTCTCGCGATCTTTGTCACGCTGTTGCTGGCATTGCCGTTCATGGCGGATTCGCTACACAGTCACATGATGCGGATATCGTCGCGAATCATAGGCGGTTGATGCATTGTGAATAAATGCGTGTCGACATATCGCTGCTGCCGGCCCTTGCCGCCACCTTCATGCTGGTGTTCGCCCGCGTGGGAGCGATGGTGATGCTGTTGCCGGGATTTGGCGAGAGCAATATCCCCGTGCGCATCAAGCTCGCGATCGCGCTCCTGCTGACGCTGCTCATCCTGCCGTTGCACCGCACTGCCTACCAGATCGACCTGACCTCGATGAGCGGACTCGGCGTGCTGCTGGTTCACGAGATTGCCATCGGCATCGTGCTCGGCGCCACCGCGCGCGTGACGCTGGCGGCGCTTGCAGTGGCGGGCTCGGTGATCGCCCAGCAGCTCGGCCTCGGCTTCGTCACCGCCGTCGATCCGACCCAGGGCCAGCAGGGCGTGCTGATCGGCAATTTCCTCTCCATTCTCGGCATGACGCTGCTGTTCGCCACCGATACCCATCACCTCGTCATCGCGGCGCTGAACGAGAGCTACCGGATATTCTCGCCGGGCGAACTGATGCCGAGCGGCGACGTGGCGGCACTGGCCACGCGCGCCTTTGCTACCGCCTTCAAGATCGGCATACAGCTCTCGGCGCCGTTCCTGGTGTTCGGCCTCGTCTTCAACATCGGGCTTGGCGTGCTGGCGCGGCTGATGCCGGCGATGCAGGTATATTTCGTCGGCGTGCCGCTGTCGATCATGGTGGGCTTTCTGATCTTCGCCCTCGTGCTCACCGGGATGATGGCGACCTATCTCAACTACTTCATCGGCGTGATGCACGAGCTGACGCCGCTGAAATAGAACATGATCCGGAACAGTGGTAGAGCGCCGCGATGGCCGACGATACCGACGACAAGACAGAAGACCCTACGCAAAAGCGTCTCGACGATGCGCTTGCCAAGGGGGACGTCGCCAAGAGCCAGGAAGTCAACACCTGGTTCATCATCGCGGGCGGCACGCTGATATTGTCGACGTTCTCCGGATCGATCGGCGGCGGCATCCTGACGCCGTTGCGCAACCTGGTCGCCAATGCCGGCCAGCTCCATACCGACGGTGCGGCGCTGCTCGCGCTCTGCAACACGCTGGCCTATGCCGTGCTTGGCGCGATCGGCGTGCCGCTGTTGATGCTGGCGCTCGCCGCGATCGCCGGCAACATGATCCAGCACCGCCTGGTGTGGTCGTCGGAATCGCTGAAGCCGAAGTTCAGCAAAGTATCGCCGGGCGCCGGACTGAAGCGCATCTTCGGCAAGCAGGCGGTGGCTAATTTCGCCAAGGGCGTGTTCAAGCTGATCGCGCTCGGCGCCGTCATGATGGCGGTGCTGTGGCCCGAGCGGCATCGCCTGGAATCGTTCCTGATGTTCGACCCTTCGGCGATCCTCGGCGTGACCACCAATCTGACGCTGCATCTGATGGGCGCGGTGGTGGCGATGCTGGCCGCGGTCGCGATCGCCGATTACTTCTTCCAGTACCGGCAATGGTACCAGCGGCAGAGGATGTCGCTGCAGGAAATCAAGGATGAGTTCAAGCAGTCCGAAGGCGACCCTCACATCAAGGGCCGCATCCGCCAGTTGCGGGTGCAGCGGATGAAGAAGCGCATGATGGCCGCCGTTCCCAAGGCCAGCGTGATCATCACCAACCCGACCCACTATTCGGTGGCGCTGTCCTACGACCGCGGCATGTCGGCGCCGGTCTGCGTCGCCAAGGGCGCCGACAACATCGCGCTCAAGATCAGGGAAATCGCCAAGAAGCACGACATTCCGATCGTGGAGAACGTGCCGCTGGCGCGGGCGCTCTATGCCACCGTCCAGATCGACGAGGAGATTCCGGTCGAGCACTATCACGCGGTCGCCGAGATCATCGGCTATGTCATGGGCCTGAAGCGCGGGCTTTCCACCCCGAGAACGTGAGAGGAACCGCTGGAAATCCCCTTGAAATGCCTTCAATTTGTCAAATAGCCGCCTGACGGACTTGCGCTTGCGGGTCCGATTCAGGCACTCAGGAGGGGCGCGCGACTCTGCGCGTCACCTCTATGCCGAAGGGCAGCGCCTCTTCAGATGACCGCCGGGACTGACAGCCATCCGCCCACCGAGCCCTTCGCGGCCCATGAACCGGCGCGGCGGGGCGGCAGCATCGTGCTGGTGCTGCTGGTGGCCGCCGGCATCGTCGCGGTGGCGGTGGCGCTGATGACCATCGGTCGCGCCCAGGCCCAGCCCTATATCCTCGGCGTGCTGGCGCTATTGGCCATGGTCGGCCTGTTCAATCTGTTCGCCTTTGCCGCCGGTATCGTCCGCTTCACCGACCGCGCCGCCGACGATCCCGTGATGGGCCGCATCGCCGATCATGCCCATGACGGTCTGGCCGTGACCGACGCGAAGGGCCATGTGGTCTATTCGAACGTCGCCTATCTGGCGCTGACGGGGGCTGCGAGCCCGCAGGACGTGCGGCCCGTCGAACGCGTCTTTATCGGCAATCCCGACGTCTCCGAAGCCGTGTTCCGCCTGCTCAAGGCCGCCCGCGAAGGCAAGCGGCAGCAGGAGGAGGTTCGCATCGCGGGCTCTGACGGCGCCCAGGGCCGTTGGCTGCGGATGCGGGTTCGTCCGCTCGGCCAGAGCAAGCGCGAAGCGAAATATGCGGTGTGGTCGATCGCCGACATCACGCGGGACCGCGAGCGCCAGGAGGACGTGTTCCGGGAGCTGCAGCACGCGATCGAATATCTCGACCACGCGCCCTGCGGCTTCTTCTCGGTCAATCCGACCGGCGACGTCATCTATGTCAATGCCACGCTGGCGAACTGGCTCGATTACGACCTCGCCGAGATCGGCTCGGGCGGATTGAAGCTATCCGATATCGTCTCCGGCGACGGCGCCTCGCTCCTGACTTCGATCGTGGCGGTGCCGGGCGAAGTCAAAACCGAAGTGTTCGACATCGACCTGCGCATGCGCGGCGGCAAGACCATGCCGGTGCGGCTCTATCACAAGCTCGCCTTCGGCGCCGACGGCTCGCCGGGTTCGTCCCGCACGCTGGTGATCAGCCGCGCGCGCGACGAGCATTCCGATCCGGAACGCGCCGCCGAAGTCCGCTTCATGCGATTCTTCGACCATACGCCGATGGCGATTGCGACGGTGGACCGCGACGGTACGGTGGTGCGTGCCAACGCCCGCTTCGCCAAGCTCGCGCAAAGCCTGGGCGCGGATGGTGCAGCCAACAAGTCGATCTTCCGTGCGGTGAATGCGCGCGACCGCGGCCTCTTGATCGCGGCGATCAACCAGGCGGCCGAAGGGCAGGGCGACATCGCCCCCGTCGAGGCCATGCTCGACGGGGTCAAGGAGCGCTGGGGGCAGTTCTTCGTCACCGCGGTCGAGGAGGACGAGCGCGATACCGAAGCCGCCATCGTCTATCTCCTGGAGACCACCGAGCGGCGCACGCTGGAGAACCAGATCAACCAGTCGCAGAAGATGGACATGGTCGGCCAGCTTGCCGGCGGCATCGCGCACGACTTCAACAACGTGCTGTCCGCCATCATGATGGCCAACGACTTCCTGCTGAACGCGCACAAGCCGACCGATCCGTCGTTCCAGGACATCATGCAGATCAAGCAGAACGCGACTCGCGCGGCGACGCTGGTGCGGCAACTGCTCGCGTTCTCGCGCCGCCAGACGCTGCGGCCGCAGGTGCTCGACCTCGGCGACGCACTTTCCGATCTCACCATGCTGCTGCGGCGCCTGATCGGCGAGAAGGTCAAGCTCGACCTCGTGCATGGCCGCGACCTCTGGCCGGTCAAGGTCGACGTCTCGCAGTTCGAGCAGGTGGTCGTCAATCTCGCGGTCAACGCCCGCGACGCGATGCCCGATGGCGGCAAGCTGACGGTGAGAACCGCCAATGTGACGGTGGATGAAGCAGCCCAGCTCTCCCACAAGGGCATGCCGGCGGCCGACTATGTGCGGATCGACATTTCCGATACCGGCACCGGAATCCCGGCCGACATCGTCGACAAGATCTTCGAGCCGTTCTTCTCGACCAAGGAGGTCGGCAAGGGCACCGGGCTTGGGCTTTCGACGGTATACGGCATCGTCAAGCAGACCGGCGGTTTCGTCTACGTCGACTCCACGCCCGGCGAAGGCACCACGTTCCGCATCTTCCTGCCGCGTCACCGGCCCGAACTGGAAGCGCAGCCGGAGGCGCAGGCGACCAACGGTGCGGGCAAGGAAGCAGCCGCCGAGCCGCCGAAGCCGCGGCCCGATCTGACCGGGCAGGGCACCATCCTGCTGGTGGAAGACGAGGACGGCCTGCGTTCGCTGAATGCGCGCGGCCTTCGTTCGCGCGGCTACAGCGTGATCGAGGCCTCCAACGGCATCGAGGCGATGGAGGCGCTCGACGAAAAGGACGGTGCGGTCGACCTTGTCGTCTCCGACGTCGTGATGCCGGAAATGGACGGCCCGACGCTGTTGCGCGAAATGCGCAAGCGCAATCCGAATCTCAAGATCATCTTCGTCTCCGGCTACGCCGAAGAGGCCTTCGACAAGAGCCTGCCGGAGAACGAGCAGTTCGCCTTCCTGCCGAAACCGTTCGCGCTCAGCGCGCTGGTCGAGAAGGTGAAGGAGACGATGACGGCGTCGTGAGCTCGGCCCGTCATATCCGCCCGTATGAAATGCTTCAGCACGCCGGAGCCATCGCCATTTCGAAGGCGAATTCTCCCGGCTACGCATCCTGCGCGAGCTGACATTGCTAGCCGCTAAACCATTGATTAATGTTGGTTCACGGCTAAATCGTCACATCCCCGCGACCGAGGGCCGCAGCCATGCGTCCCTATGGCGGCTTCACTTTTGGGCGGTCCTGCCCATCTTAGGGGCACTTCTCCAATGTCGGGGAACGAGGAAAAAGACATGAATTTCACGCAGACTGCGCGCGGAATTATACGGACTATCGCGATCGTTATGTCGGTGGCGGTTCCGTTGGCGATCACGATTTCGGCGGCTGACGCCCGCGTCGGCGGTGGCGGCAGCTCCGGTTCGCGGGGATCGCGCACCTATTCGGCGCCTCCGAGCACCACCACCGCGCCGGGCACGGCGCAGCCCATGAACCGTACCTTCACCCAGCCGGGAACCCCTGGCGTGGGCGCGCCGGCGGCCGGCGCGGCCAACAAGGGCGGCTTCTTCAACCGGCCCGGCATGGGCATGCTCGGCGGTCTCGCCGCGGGCTTCCTCGGCGCCGGCCTGCTCGGCATGCTGTTCGGCGGTGGATTGTTCTCCGGCCTCGGCGGTCTGTCGTCGATCATCGGCCTGCTGCTGCAGATCGCCCTGATCGTGATCGTGGTGCGGCTGGCGATGTCGTGGTGGCAGCGCCGCCATACGCCGGCCTCCGCCTATGCCGGCGCGCCTGCTGCCGAAGGCCCTGGTGCCCAGACCAGCTTCCGCTCCGGCCTCGGTGGCTTTGGGCTGGGTTCGAGCCAGCCGCCGCTGGAAATCCAGCCGGCCGACTATGAAGCCTTCGAGCGGCTGCTTGGCGAGATCCAGGCCGCGTGGTCCAACGAGGACACAGCCAGACTGCATACGCTGGCGACGCCCGAGATGGTGTCCTACTTCTCCAAGGATCTGGAGGAGAACAAGGCCCGCAACGACGTCAACAAGGTGACCGACGTCAAGCTGCTGCAGGGCGACCTTGCGGAAGCCTGGCGCGAAGGCGAAACCGATTACGCCAGCGTGGCGATGCGGTTCTCGCTGGTCGACAAGACCCTGGAGCGCACCACCGGCCGTGTGATCGCGGGCAGCGACACGCCGATCGAAGCCACCGAGGTTTGGACCTTCGCCCGTCGGCGCGGCGCCGATTGGGAACTCTCGGCGATCCAGCAGACGAGCTGATCGCCACAACGTGACGAGGAAGGCGCTGCGGTTCGTTCCGCGGCGCCTTTTTCTTTGCCAGAATGCCCGTTTCATTTCGTACCGGAATAACGGTCGCCGGGATGTGTTGATGCCAACGAACCAAAAACAACAGGGAGAAACCAGATGAACAGCTTCGCCAGAATCATCTCGCCGGCATGCTTTGCGCTTGCCGCCATATCGGCTCTCGCCAGCGCGCCCGCGCAGGCGCAATCGGCCGATACCAGTTTCTTCCTGACCAGCAACGGCATCGGCAATGGCGGCAATCTCGGCGGGCTCGCCGGCGCCGACAATCACTGCCAGACATTGGCGCAGGCGGCTGGAGCGGGCGGCAAGACCTGGCGCGCCTACCTCTCGACGCAAGCCGCCGACGGTCAGCCTGCCGTCAATGCGCGCGATCGCATCGGCAAGGGACCGTGGAAGAATGCCAAGGGCGCGGTGGTCGCCAAGGACGTCGCCGAATTGCACGGTGCCAACGGCCTCACCAAGCAGAGCGCGCTCAGCGAGAAGGGCGAAGTCATCAATGGCCGCGGCGATACGCCCAACCGCCACGACGTGCTGACGGGATCGCAGCCCGACGGGTCAGCGTTTGCGGCGGGCGAGGATCGCACCTGCAAGAACTGGACGAGCTCGACGCAGGGAGCCGCGATGGTCGGTCATTCCGATCGCATGGGGCTGCGCGACGACGACGCCTCGAAGTCCTGGAATTCCTCGCATCCCTCGCGCGGTCCGGACGGTGGCTGCTCGCAGGCCGACCTGAAGAGCACCGGCGGTGACGGGCTGTTCTATTGCTTCGCGGCTAACTGAGTTCAGAGGCCGTCGCTAGGCGGCCTTTTTCTTTGCGCGCTTCTTTGTCGTTTTCCGGGGAATCTTGCGGGCGCTCTTCTTCGCCTTCTTCGCGGCCTTGCGCTTGGCGAGATGGGCGGCGACGGCTTTCGACGAGTGCCCGACGGCGGCGACGGCGGCCTTCAGCCTGGCGGGCGTGACCTTGAACTTCTTCGACCAGTAGCTGACTTCGTAGGGCTGGCTTACCGCGATCCGTGCCCGGTCGGTGGCCTTGTGTTTCTGCAGCTTGATATAGGCATCCACCTTGTTGGCGGAGTGTCCCACTTTCTTGACGGTGGCTTTCAGCCTGGCCGGCGTGATCTTGAATTTCTTCGACCAGTAGGCGACCTCGTAAGGCTCGCTCAACGCGATCAGCCCGCGATCGGCCCCGCCGCGCCTCTTCCTGTTGTCCGCCATCCGCATTCTCCTGTCGTATTGAGAAAATCGACGCTTCAAACGGGAAGCAATCTAACACGCCCGCTTGCATCAGGACAGATTCGGACCTGTGGAGATCGGCGCGAGGCAGTCTATGCCGCGTTTGGCGTGACGAACGAACCGCGAGATGATTTGTTATGTCAGTCAAACCGGCAGCGGAGGTCATCGATGCGTTACGAGCTCTATTACTGGCCGAGCATTCAGGGCCGCGGCGAATACGTCCGTCTCGCGCTGGAGGAGGCGGGCGCCCGCTACGCCGACGTCGCGCGCCGTGGCAACGGCATGGCGGCGATGACGCGCATGATGGAAACGCGGAGGGGAACGCCGCCCTTCGCGCCGCCGTTCCTCAAAGACGGAAAGCTCGTGATCGGGCAGACCGCCAACATCCTGCTCTATCTCGGATCGCGGCACGGCCTGGCGCCGAAGGCGGAAGCCGGCAAACTCTGGGTGCATCAGTTGCAGCTCACGATCGCCGATCTGGTGCTGGAAGTGCACGACACCCATCACCCGCTCGGTCCGTCGCTCTACTACGAGGAGCAGAAAGCACCGGCGAAGAAACGCACCGACGAGTTCTGGAAGGCGCGCGTGCCGAAATATCTCGGCTATTTCGAGGACCTGCTGGCGGCCAATGGCGGGACTTACGTCACCGGCCGCCGCCTGACCTACGTTGATCTCTCGCTATTCCAGATCGTGGAAGGTCTGCGCTACGCCTTTCCGAAGCGCATGAAGGCGTTCGAGAAGAAAATTCCCGGCCTCGTCGAACTACGCGACCGCGTTGCGACGCGGCCGAACATCAAGGCCTATCTGGCGAGCGACCGGCGGATTGCGTTCAACGAAGACGG is from Bradyrhizobium sp. AZCC 2176 and encodes:
- the flgB gene encoding flagellar basal body rod protein FlgB; this encodes MAINDLPILSALRTKMQWHQERQRVLAENVSNANTPNFRPSDLVEPKFDNKGANIGGAMGSLATMRTSATHISVSGGGQSFRGDGGKSGFLTKPAGNSVNLEDQMLKVSANQMDYAAATSLYTRSLGLLKTAIGKR
- the fliE gene encoding flagellar hook-basal body complex protein FliE, with the protein product MASPTVAANAYAALSRIMESGGAEKGSQSTGGPSFSALLKDAVGSVLDSGKKSDAQAMAMSSGKANVMDVVTAVAETDVAVSTLVSVRDRVIQSYEDIMKMPI
- a CDS encoding lectin, whose product is MNSFARIISPACFALAAISALASAPAQAQSADTSFFLTSNGIGNGGNLGGLAGADNHCQTLAQAAGAGGKTWRAYLSTQAADGQPAVNARDRIGKGPWKNAKGAVVAKDVAELHGANGLTKQSALSEKGEVINGRGDTPNRHDVLTGSQPDGSAFAAGEDRTCKNWTSSTQGAAMVGHSDRMGLRDDDASKSWNSSHPSRGPDGGCSQADLKSTGGDGLFYCFAAN
- the flgC gene encoding flagellar basal body rod protein FlgC, which gives rise to MADDGSDFARSMSIATSGLRAQAGRMRVISENIANADSTAPTAADNPYRRKVPTFSSALDRTLDARVVTLGKVRTDQSAFRVKHEPSNPAADAAGNVKYPNVNPLVEMTDMREAQRSYEANLNIISATRRMIQRTLDILKA
- the fliR gene encoding flagellar biosynthetic protein FliR, which translates into the protein MRVDISLLPALAATFMLVFARVGAMVMLLPGFGESNIPVRIKLAIALLLTLLILPLHRTAYQIDLTSMSGLGVLLVHEIAIGIVLGATARVTLAALAVAGSVIAQQLGLGFVTAVDPTQGQQGVLIGNFLSILGMTLLFATDTHHLVIAALNESYRIFSPGELMPSGDVAALATRAFATAFKIGIQLSAPFLVFGLVFNIGLGVLARLMPAMQVYFVGVPLSIMVGFLIFALVLTGMMATYLNYFIGVMHELTPLK
- a CDS encoding Tim44 domain-containing protein, whose amino-acid sequence is MNFTQTARGIIRTIAIVMSVAVPLAITISAADARVGGGGSSGSRGSRTYSAPPSTTTAPGTAQPMNRTFTQPGTPGVGAPAAGAANKGGFFNRPGMGMLGGLAAGFLGAGLLGMLFGGGLFSGLGGLSSIIGLLLQIALIVIVVRLAMSWWQRRHTPASAYAGAPAAEGPGAQTSFRSGLGGFGLGSSQPPLEIQPADYEAFERLLGEIQAAWSNEDTARLHTLATPEMVSYFSKDLEENKARNDVNKVTDVKLLQGDLAEAWREGETDYASVAMRFSLVDKTLERTTGRVIAGSDTPIEATEVWTFARRRGADWELSAIQQTS
- a CDS encoding DUF3606 domain-containing protein, whose product is MADNRKRRGGADRGLIALSEPYEVAYWSKKFKITPARLKATVKKVGHSANKVDAYIKLQKHKATDRARIAVSQPYEVSYWSKKFKVTPARLKAAVAAVGHSSKAVAAHLAKRKAAKKAKKSARKIPRKTTKKRAKKKAA
- the cckA gene encoding cell cycle histidine kinase CckA is translated as MTAGTDSHPPTEPFAAHEPARRGGSIVLVLLVAAGIVAVAVALMTIGRAQAQPYILGVLALLAMVGLFNLFAFAAGIVRFTDRAADDPVMGRIADHAHDGLAVTDAKGHVVYSNVAYLALTGAASPQDVRPVERVFIGNPDVSEAVFRLLKAAREGKRQQEEVRIAGSDGAQGRWLRMRVRPLGQSKREAKYAVWSIADITRDRERQEDVFRELQHAIEYLDHAPCGFFSVNPTGDVIYVNATLANWLDYDLAEIGSGGLKLSDIVSGDGASLLTSIVAVPGEVKTEVFDIDLRMRGGKTMPVRLYHKLAFGADGSPGSSRTLVISRARDEHSDPERAAEVRFMRFFDHTPMAIATVDRDGTVVRANARFAKLAQSLGADGAANKSIFRAVNARDRGLLIAAINQAAEGQGDIAPVEAMLDGVKERWGQFFVTAVEEDERDTEAAIVYLLETTERRTLENQINQSQKMDMVGQLAGGIAHDFNNVLSAIMMANDFLLNAHKPTDPSFQDIMQIKQNATRAATLVRQLLAFSRRQTLRPQVLDLGDALSDLTMLLRRLIGEKVKLDLVHGRDLWPVKVDVSQFEQVVVNLAVNARDAMPDGGKLTVRTANVTVDEAAQLSHKGMPAADYVRIDISDTGTGIPADIVDKIFEPFFSTKEVGKGTGLGLSTVYGIVKQTGGFVYVDSTPGEGTTFRIFLPRHRPELEAQPEAQATNGAGKEAAAEPPKPRPDLTGQGTILLVEDEDGLRSLNARGLRSRGYSVIEASNGIEAMEALDEKDGAVDLVVSDVVMPEMDGPTLLREMRKRNPNLKIIFVSGYAEEAFDKSLPENEQFAFLPKPFALSALVEKVKETMTAS
- the fliQ gene encoding flagellar biosynthesis protein FliQ produces the protein MTGAETLDVARDAIWTIVVVSSPLMVIGLVVGVVVSLFQALTQIQEQTLIFVPKILAIFVTLLLALPFMADSLHSHMMRISSRIIGG
- the flhB gene encoding flagellar biosynthesis protein FlhB, with the protein product MADDTDDKTEDPTQKRLDDALAKGDVAKSQEVNTWFIIAGGTLILSTFSGSIGGGILTPLRNLVANAGQLHTDGAALLALCNTLAYAVLGAIGVPLLMLALAAIAGNMIQHRLVWSSESLKPKFSKVSPGAGLKRIFGKQAVANFAKGVFKLIALGAVMMAVLWPERHRLESFLMFDPSAILGVTTNLTLHLMGAVVAMLAAVAIADYFFQYRQWYQRQRMSLQEIKDEFKQSEGDPHIKGRIRQLRVQRMKKRMMAAVPKASVIITNPTHYSVALSYDRGMSAPVCVAKGADNIALKIREIAKKHDIPIVENVPLARALYATVQIDEEIPVEHYHAVAEIIGYVMGLKRGLSTPRT
- a CDS encoding glutathione S-transferase yields the protein MRYELYYWPSIQGRGEYVRLALEEAGARYADVARRGNGMAAMTRMMETRRGTPPFAPPFLKDGKLVIGQTANILLYLGSRHGLAPKAEAGKLWVHQLQLTIADLVLEVHDTHHPLGPSLYYEEQKAPAKKRTDEFWKARVPKYLGYFEDLLAANGGTYVTGRRLTYVDLSLFQIVEGLRYAFPKRMKAFEKKIPGLVELRDRVATRPNIKAYLASDRRIAFNEDGIFRRYKVLDR